One genomic window of Trichomycterus rosablanca isolate fTriRos1 chromosome 1, fTriRos1.hap1, whole genome shotgun sequence includes the following:
- the ptprz1a gene encoding receptor-type tyrosine-protein phosphatase zeta isoform X5: MKSLDSKCAISCLLILICQLADVSQAYGFRSQKKLTDNIDWSYTGTLNQNKWAKKYPSCSNARQSPINIEENLAQVKAEFQKLTLNGWEKQTLDTTTAKNDGKTVIINVDGDFSVSGGGLRSTFKVGRITFHWGRCNSSSDGSEHSLNGVKFPLEMQIYCYEAHQYTSIDDALQAGGNITALAVLFEASVEDNENYEAILDAVSSVSRYGKSRSVTPFILQGLLPNSTEKYFIYNGSLTYPPCSETVEWIVFKNTVTISEAQLETFCDVMTMQQAGYVMLMDYLQNNYREQQPQFMGQVYSSYTGTEEILTSVCSSEPENVEAYPHNYTSLLVIWERPRAVYDGSIERYSVTYWQAQGNNPPTMEYLTDGDQDVGAIIQDLETNTSYVLQVVAVCTNGLYGRLSDQLIVDLPEIDPESDPDPESFDEKEDYQPFMVMPDSNQAPLPVQTTTSHPGFTTTEQNIPPFFGAKTTPTLTENDSQGISSKNDANPSTMTPTTLNTVRFTKTEQPVLPAFGVKTTPTSAENNYQGIVSKHTTYSTPTTTFTALRFTKTEQPVLPAFGITTTPTSTEKDDQSITETSFSTPTKTEQSVPPVFDIQNNNDWGVTVEQTAQTTTITPSTESVFSSVAPVIASEDGGITSSSADSIIKMSAHDIETASTSAPNEVPVQTPRVPFPTTTASSGIEFNGESSPSATPLCDSLPCLHESPLSLPSSSSVLSESASTPDWVVPYTVTTPSARYFMSYPDQSSFSSVSYWDLESVSSGSDDGNDGDTFSGSASGAFPCSSTPPLQPIPDSTDSEKDSFKTVSTVTPSVQHSVSYHSDTSPYFTSSFSATVSDIPSSEKARILGASAPLEPPTVLPTSTSETLLSHSADGSLDSSASGWIVDLDWGQSSASGDGGPTPSSPTMFTTRALAEDPVLEEHSSSFYFESENVTESEATTNGISIHPSPPWTLGGVEEESGSGESLTDNETSSDFSIPEHTDRESKEEPVEDASNTSHESRVGLVASVEHQKKAVVPLVMVSTLTCFCLILLIAILIYWRNCFQTAHFYIEDSTSPKVISSSPPILSNTGYDHEQFTEKHFVEHVTELHNNNSFSREFEIIKEYFEEIQACTVDLETTTDISNHPDNKSKNRYINILAYDHSRVRLLPQTDKDLKTEGDYINANFVDGFNKPRAYIAAQGPLKSSTLDFWRMLWEQNVGVIVIITNLVEKGRKKCDQYWPLENQEQYGCFLVTVKSTRVMAYYTQRILTLKNTRVKKGSQKSRANEQTVVQYHYTQWPDMGVPEYNLPVLNFIRKSSKAWTEDMGPVVVHCSAGVGRTGTYIVLDSMMKQIREEGMVNIVAFLKHIRTQRNYLVQTEEQYIFIHDALVEAILSKETEVPASRIHSYVNEILTAGPSCTTCLENQFKLVCQSNAKQADFSAALKEYNKDKNRTSSLIPVDRSRVCLSTSAEEMSDYINASYVMGYQQTKEYIITQNPLPSTVKDFWRMIWDHNTQVIVSLPDTNSQTEDSEQLVFWPRRDQSISCKMFTVSLKREEHVCLSNEEILIVQDYILEATQDDYVLEVRHYRAPHWPNPDSPISNTFELINVIRGEHDSKEGPIVVHDNYGGVTAGTFCALYTLLQQLETDSSVDVYLVAKMTNLMRPGTFTDIEQYQFLYKAILSLVGTQEDKKAFQCFENNATVPGGLASASESLKSLV; encoded by the exons GTACTTTGAACCAAAACAAATGGGCCAAGAAATACCCATCATGCAGCAATGCCAGGCAGTCGCCAATAAACATTGAGGAAAATCTGGCACAGGTCAAAGCTGAGTTTCAGAAGCTGACATTAAATGGCTGGGAAAAGCAGACCTTAGATACCACTACAGCAAAGAATGATGGCAAGACAG TGATCATAAACGTGGATGGTGATTTCAGTGTAAGTGGAGGAGGGTTGAGATCCACATTTAAGGTGGGTCGCATCACCTTTCACTGGGGTCGCTGCAATTCCTCCTCTGATGGCTCTGAGCACAGCCTCAATGGAGTCAAATTTCCACTGGAG ATGCAGATATATTGTTATGAGGCCCATCAGTATACATCTATAGATGATGCCCTGCAGGCTGGAGGAAATATTACTGCTCTTGCTGTGTTGTTTGAG GCAAGTGTTGAAGATAACGAAAACTATGAAGCCATTTTAGACGCAGTGAGCAGCGTTAGCAGATATG gAAAGAGTCGTAGTGTGACACCTTTCATCCTTCAAGGCCTCTTGCCCAACTCAACTGAAAAGTACTTCATCTATAACGGCTCCCTCACTTACCCTCCATGTTCGGAGACTGTGGAGTGGATTGTCTTCAAAAACACAGTGACCATATCTGAAGCTCAG TTGGAGACCTTCTGTGATGTGATGACCATGCAGCAGGCTGGATATGTGATGCTGATGGATTACCTGCAAAATAACTACAGAGAACAGCAGCCTCAGTTCATGGGTCAGGTTTATTCTTCCTACACAGGCACAGAAGAGATCCTCACTTCAG TTTGTAGCTCAGAGCCGGAGAACGTGGAAGCTTATCCACACAACTACACAAGTCTGCTAGTGATCTGGGAGAGGCCACGGGCTGTGTATGATGGCAGCATTGAGAGATACTCTGTTACCTACTGGCAAGCACAGGGAAATAATCCACCCACAATGGAATACCTTACTGATGGAGACCAGGATGTG GGAGCCATCATCCAGGACCTAGAAACCAACACAAGCTATGTGCTGCAGGTGGTGGCTGTGTGCACTAATGGTCTGTATGGGCGTCTAAGTGATCAGCTGATAGTGGACTTACCTGAGATCGACCCTG AATCAGACCCTGATCCAGAATCTTTTGACGAAAAG GAGGATTATCAGCCCTTTATGGTCATGCCTGACTCAAACCAGGCACCCCTCCCAGTTCAAACCACTACATCCCACCCCGGGTTTACTACAACAGAGCAGAACATCCCTCCATTCTTTGGTGCCAAAACAACTCCAACCTTAACAGAAAATGATTCTCAAGGCATTTCATCAAAGAATGATGCCAACCCTTCCACCATGACCCCTACTACTTTAAATACTGTTAGGTTTACTAAAACAGAGCAACCTGTCCTTCCTGCATTTGGTGTAAAAACAACCCCAACATCTGCTGAAAATAATTACCAAGGCATTGTATCAAAACATACAACCTATTCCACCCCTACCACTACGTTTACTGCTTTGAGATTTACTAAAACAGAACAGCCTGTTCTTCCTGCCTTTGGTATAACAACAACTCCAACATCTACTGAAAAGGATGACCAAAGTATTACAGAAACTTCTTTTTCTACCCCTACCAAAACAGAGCAGTCTGTCCCTCCAGTATTTGATattcaaaataataatgattgggGTGTTACAGTAGAACAAACTGCCCAAACTACCACTATTACCCCTAGCACTGAGTCAGTGTTCAGCAGTGTGGCACCAGTTATAGCCTCAGAAGATGGTGGCATTACTTCCAGCTCTGCAGATTCTATAATAAAAATGAGCGCACATGATATCGAGACTGCATCAACCTCAGCTCCAAATG AGGTCCCAGTGCAAACTCCAAGAGTACCTTTCCCTACAACTACTGCCTcaagtggcattgagtttaatgGTGAGAGCTCCCCCTCTGCAACCcctctgtgtgactctctgccCTGCCTGCATGAAAGTCCTCTGTCTCTGCCCTCTTCTAGCTCTGTGTTGTCTGAGTCTGCCTCTACCCCAGACTGGGTCGTCCCATATACAGTGACCACTCCCTCTGCTCGCTACTTCATGTCTTACCCTGATCAGTCATCCTTCAGCTCTGTGTCTTATTGGGATCTGGAATCTGTCTCTAGTGGTAGTGATGATGGCAATGATGGTGACACATTTTCTGGGTCGGCTTCAGGTGCCTTCCCATGTAGCAGTACTCCTCCTCTTCAACCTATACCTGACTCAACTGACTCGGAGAAGGACTCCTTCAAGACTGTTAGCACTGTTACTCCATCTGTGCAACATTCAGTTTCCTACCATAGTGACACCTCTCCTTACTTCACTTCCTCTTTCTCAG CCACTGTCAGTGACATCCCATCCAGTGAAAAGGCCAGAATTCTGGGAGCATCTGCTCCCTTGGAACCTCCCACTGTGTTGCCGACATCCACTTCTGAGACCTTACTTTCACACTCAGCGGATGGATCGCTGGACAGCAGTGCCTCTGGCTGGATTGTGGATCTAGATTGGGGTCAGAGCTCAGCCTCAGGAGATGGGGGTCCAACTCCGTCTTCACCCACTATGTTTACGACTCGGGCACTGGCAGAAGATCCCGTGCTGGAGGAGCACTCCTCATCCTTTTACTTTGAGAGTGAAAATGTGACAGAGAGTGAGGCTACCACAAATGGCATATCAATTCACCCCAGTCCACCCTGGACCCTTGGAGGTGTAGAGGAAGAGAGCGGATCAGGAGAGAGTCTTACAGATAATGAGACTTCCTCTGATTTCAGTATCCCAGAGCATACTGATAGAGAGTCAAAGGAAGAACCTGTGGAAG ATGCCAGTAACACTAGTCATGAGTCTCGTGTGGGCCTGGTGGCCAGTGTGGAGCATCAAAAGAAAGCTGTGGTTCCTCTGGTTATGGTCTCTACCCTCACCTGCTTCTGTCTAATCTTACTCATTGCCATTCTTATCTACTGGAG GAATTGCTTTCAGACAGCCCATTTCTACATTGAGGACAGCACTTCCCCTAAAGTTATATCCTCCTCACCTCCTATCCTGAGCAACACAGGTT ATGATCATGAGCAATTCACAGAAAAGCACTTTGTTGAACATGTCACAGAACTTCACAACAATAACTCTTTCTCCAGGGAGTTTGAG ATAATTAAAGAGTATTTTGAG GAGATTCAGGCATGCACTGTGGATCTGGAAACCACGACAGATATCTCCAACCACCCTGACAACAAGAGCAAGAATCgatacattaatattttagcCT ATGACCACAGTAGAGTCAGACTCTTACCTCAAACTGATAAAGATCTCAAGACTGAAGGGGACTATATTAATGCCAACTTTGTGGAT GGTTTTAATAAACCAAGAGCCTACATAGCAGCTCAGGGCCCTCTCAAGTCCAGCACTTTGGACTTCTGGAGGATGTTGTGGGAGCAGAATGTAGGTGTGATCGTCATTATCACAAATCTGGTGGAGAAAGGCAGA AAAAAGTGTGACCAGTACTGGCCTTTGGAGAACCAAGAACAGTATGGCTGTTTTCTTGTGACTGTTAAGAGCACCAGGGTTATGGCCTATTACACCCAAAGAATCCTCACTTTAAAAAacacacgtgtaaagaag GGTTCCCAGAAGAGTCGTGCTAATGAGCAGACAGTAGTGCAGTACCACTACACACAGTGGCCTGATATGGGTGTGCCTGAGTACAACTTGCCTGTGCTTAATTTTATTCGTAAGTCCTCCAAAGCCTGGACTGAAGACATGGGGCCTGTGGTGGTGCACTGCAG TGCTGGTGTGGGAAGAACAGGAACCTACATTGTGCTGGATAGTATGATGAAGCAGATCAGAGAGGAGGGCATGGTGAATATTGTGGCCTTTCTCAAGCACATCCGCACTCAGAGAAACTACCTTGTGCAAACTGAG GAGCAGTACATATTCATTCATGATGCCCTGGTTGAGGCTATTCTAAGCAAGGAGACAGAGGTGCCTGCAAGCCGTATTCATAGCTATGTTAATGAAATCCTCACTGCTGGCCCTTCATGCACAACATGCCTGGAAAATCAGTTCAAG CTGGTGTGCCAGTCCAATGCCAAGCAGGCTGATTTCTCTGCTGCTTTAAAGGAGTAtaacaaagacaaaaacagGACCTCATCTTTGATACCTG TGGACAGGTCCAGAGTTTGTTTGTCCACATCAGCAGAGGAGATGTCTGACTACATTAATGCTTCATATGTGATG GGTTATCAGCAGACCAAGGAGTACATCATTACACAGAATCCTTTGCCAAGTACAGTAAAGGACTTTTGGAGGATGATTTGGGACCACAACACCCAGGTCATTGTCTCCCTACCTGACACAAACAGCCAG ACAGAAGATTCTGAGCAACTGGTGTTCTGGCCTAGAAGAGACCAGTCTATCAGCTGTAAGATGTTTACAGTGTCTCTAAAAAGGGAGGAACATGTGTGTCTGTCTAATGAGGAGATTCTAATTGTACAGGATTACATTCTCGAAGCGACCCAG GATGACTATGTTCTGGAAGTGCGGCATTATCGTGCTCCCCATTGGCCGAACCCAGACAGTCCCATCAGCAACACTTTTGAGCTGATCAATGTAATCCGTGGGGAGCATGACAGTAAAGAAGGGCCCATTGTTGTACATGATAA TTATGGAGGTGTGACAGCTGGCACATTCTGTGCTCTTTACACTCTGCTTCAGCAGCTGGAGACTGACAGCTCTGTGGATGTTTACCTGGTGGCCAAGATGACCAACCTGATGAGGCCTGGCACCTTTACTGACATT GAGCAGTACCAGTTCCTTTACAAAGCTATTTTAAGTTTGGTCGGGACCCAAGAAGATAAAAAAGCCTTCCAGTGCTTTGAAAACAACGCCACAGTCCCAGGAGGCCTTGCCAGTGCCTCAGAGAGTCTAAAATCCCTGGTGTAA
- the ptprz1a gene encoding receptor-type tyrosine-protein phosphatase zeta isoform X6, translating to MKSLDSKCAISCLLILICQLADVSQAYGFRSQKKLTDNIDWSYTGTLNQNKWAKKYPSCSNARQSPINIEENLAQVKAEFQKLTLNGWEKQTLDTTTAKNDGKTVIINVDGDFSVSGGGLRSTFKVGRITFHWGRCNSSSDGSEHSLNGVKFPLEMQIYCYEAHQYTSIDDALQAGGNITALAVLFEASVEDNENYEAILDAVSSVSRYGKSRSVTPFILQGLLPNSTEKYFIYNGSLTYPPCSETVEWIVFKNTVTISEAQLETFCDVMTMQQAGYVMLMDYLQNNYREQQPQFMGQVYSSYTGTEEILTSVCSSEPENVEAYPHNYTSLLVIWERPRAVYDGSIERYSVTYWQAQGNNPPTMEYLTDGDQDVGAIIQDLETNTSYVLQVVAVCTNGLYGRLSDQLIVDLPEIDPESDPDPESFDEKEDYQPFMVMPDSNQAPLPVQTTTSHPGFTTTEQNIPPFFGAKTTPTLTENDSQGISSKNDANPSTMTPTTLNTVRFTKTEQPVLPAFGVKTTPTSAENNYQGIVSKHTTYSTPTTTFTALRFTKTEQPVLPAFGITTTPTSTEKDDQSITETSFSTPTKTEQSVPPVFDIQNNNDWGVTVEQTAQTTTITPSTESVFSSVAPVIASEDGGITSSSADSIIKMSAHDIETASTSAPNGEEVSGVYEYSENPIAVTALISSPLLSEVPVQTPRVPFPTTTASSGIEFNDASNTSHESRVGLVASVEHQKKAVVPLVMVSTLTCFCLILLIAILIYWRNCFQTAHFYIEDSTSPKVISSSPPILSNTGYDHEQFTEKHFVEHVTELHNNNSFSREFEIIKEYFEEIQACTVDLETTTDISNHPDNKSKNRYINILAYDHSRVRLLPQTDKDLKTEGDYINANFVDGFNKPRAYIAAQGPLKSSTLDFWRMLWEQNVGVIVIITNLVEKGRKKCDQYWPLENQEQYGCFLVTVKSTRVMAYYTQRILTLKNTRVKKGSQKSRANEQTVVQYHYTQWPDMGVPEYNLPVLNFIRKSSKAWTEDMGPVVVHCSAGVGRTGTYIVLDSMMKQIREEGMVNIVAFLKHIRTQRNYLVQTEEQYIFIHDALVEAILSKETEVPASRIHSYVNEILTAGPSCTTCLENQFKLVCQSNAKQADFSAALKEYNKDKNRTSSLIPVDRSRVCLSTSAEEMSDYINASYVMGYQQTKEYIITQNPLPSTVKDFWRMIWDHNTQVIVSLPDTNSQTEDSEQLVFWPRRDQSISCKMFTVSLKREEHVCLSNEEILIVQDYILEATQDDYVLEVRHYRAPHWPNPDSPISNTFELINVIRGEHDSKEGPIVVHDNYGGVTAGTFCALYTLLQQLETDSSVDVYLVAKMTNLMRPGTFTDIEQYQFLYKAILSLVGTQEDKKAFQCFENNATVPGGLASASESLKSLV from the exons GTACTTTGAACCAAAACAAATGGGCCAAGAAATACCCATCATGCAGCAATGCCAGGCAGTCGCCAATAAACATTGAGGAAAATCTGGCACAGGTCAAAGCTGAGTTTCAGAAGCTGACATTAAATGGCTGGGAAAAGCAGACCTTAGATACCACTACAGCAAAGAATGATGGCAAGACAG TGATCATAAACGTGGATGGTGATTTCAGTGTAAGTGGAGGAGGGTTGAGATCCACATTTAAGGTGGGTCGCATCACCTTTCACTGGGGTCGCTGCAATTCCTCCTCTGATGGCTCTGAGCACAGCCTCAATGGAGTCAAATTTCCACTGGAG ATGCAGATATATTGTTATGAGGCCCATCAGTATACATCTATAGATGATGCCCTGCAGGCTGGAGGAAATATTACTGCTCTTGCTGTGTTGTTTGAG GCAAGTGTTGAAGATAACGAAAACTATGAAGCCATTTTAGACGCAGTGAGCAGCGTTAGCAGATATG gAAAGAGTCGTAGTGTGACACCTTTCATCCTTCAAGGCCTCTTGCCCAACTCAACTGAAAAGTACTTCATCTATAACGGCTCCCTCACTTACCCTCCATGTTCGGAGACTGTGGAGTGGATTGTCTTCAAAAACACAGTGACCATATCTGAAGCTCAG TTGGAGACCTTCTGTGATGTGATGACCATGCAGCAGGCTGGATATGTGATGCTGATGGATTACCTGCAAAATAACTACAGAGAACAGCAGCCTCAGTTCATGGGTCAGGTTTATTCTTCCTACACAGGCACAGAAGAGATCCTCACTTCAG TTTGTAGCTCAGAGCCGGAGAACGTGGAAGCTTATCCACACAACTACACAAGTCTGCTAGTGATCTGGGAGAGGCCACGGGCTGTGTATGATGGCAGCATTGAGAGATACTCTGTTACCTACTGGCAAGCACAGGGAAATAATCCACCCACAATGGAATACCTTACTGATGGAGACCAGGATGTG GGAGCCATCATCCAGGACCTAGAAACCAACACAAGCTATGTGCTGCAGGTGGTGGCTGTGTGCACTAATGGTCTGTATGGGCGTCTAAGTGATCAGCTGATAGTGGACTTACCTGAGATCGACCCTG AATCAGACCCTGATCCAGAATCTTTTGACGAAAAG GAGGATTATCAGCCCTTTATGGTCATGCCTGACTCAAACCAGGCACCCCTCCCAGTTCAAACCACTACATCCCACCCCGGGTTTACTACAACAGAGCAGAACATCCCTCCATTCTTTGGTGCCAAAACAACTCCAACCTTAACAGAAAATGATTCTCAAGGCATTTCATCAAAGAATGATGCCAACCCTTCCACCATGACCCCTACTACTTTAAATACTGTTAGGTTTACTAAAACAGAGCAACCTGTCCTTCCTGCATTTGGTGTAAAAACAACCCCAACATCTGCTGAAAATAATTACCAAGGCATTGTATCAAAACATACAACCTATTCCACCCCTACCACTACGTTTACTGCTTTGAGATTTACTAAAACAGAACAGCCTGTTCTTCCTGCCTTTGGTATAACAACAACTCCAACATCTACTGAAAAGGATGACCAAAGTATTACAGAAACTTCTTTTTCTACCCCTACCAAAACAGAGCAGTCTGTCCCTCCAGTATTTGATattcaaaataataatgattgggGTGTTACAGTAGAACAAACTGCCCAAACTACCACTATTACCCCTAGCACTGAGTCAGTGTTCAGCAGTGTGGCACCAGTTATAGCCTCAGAAGATGGTGGCATTACTTCCAGCTCTGCAGATTCTATAATAAAAATGAGCGCACATGATATCGAGACTGCATCAACCTCAGCTCCAAATGGTGAGGAGGTCTCTGGCGTATATGAGTATAGTGAAAACCCTATTGCTGTTACAGCTTTGATCTCCTCCCCCCTGCTTTCAGAGGTCCCAGTGCAAACTCCAAGAGTACCTTTCCCTACAACTACTGCCTcaagtggcattgagtttaatg ATGCCAGTAACACTAGTCATGAGTCTCGTGTGGGCCTGGTGGCCAGTGTGGAGCATCAAAAGAAAGCTGTGGTTCCTCTGGTTATGGTCTCTACCCTCACCTGCTTCTGTCTAATCTTACTCATTGCCATTCTTATCTACTGGAG GAATTGCTTTCAGACAGCCCATTTCTACATTGAGGACAGCACTTCCCCTAAAGTTATATCCTCCTCACCTCCTATCCTGAGCAACACAGGTT ATGATCATGAGCAATTCACAGAAAAGCACTTTGTTGAACATGTCACAGAACTTCACAACAATAACTCTTTCTCCAGGGAGTTTGAG ATAATTAAAGAGTATTTTGAG GAGATTCAGGCATGCACTGTGGATCTGGAAACCACGACAGATATCTCCAACCACCCTGACAACAAGAGCAAGAATCgatacattaatattttagcCT ATGACCACAGTAGAGTCAGACTCTTACCTCAAACTGATAAAGATCTCAAGACTGAAGGGGACTATATTAATGCCAACTTTGTGGAT GGTTTTAATAAACCAAGAGCCTACATAGCAGCTCAGGGCCCTCTCAAGTCCAGCACTTTGGACTTCTGGAGGATGTTGTGGGAGCAGAATGTAGGTGTGATCGTCATTATCACAAATCTGGTGGAGAAAGGCAGA AAAAAGTGTGACCAGTACTGGCCTTTGGAGAACCAAGAACAGTATGGCTGTTTTCTTGTGACTGTTAAGAGCACCAGGGTTATGGCCTATTACACCCAAAGAATCCTCACTTTAAAAAacacacgtgtaaagaag GGTTCCCAGAAGAGTCGTGCTAATGAGCAGACAGTAGTGCAGTACCACTACACACAGTGGCCTGATATGGGTGTGCCTGAGTACAACTTGCCTGTGCTTAATTTTATTCGTAAGTCCTCCAAAGCCTGGACTGAAGACATGGGGCCTGTGGTGGTGCACTGCAG TGCTGGTGTGGGAAGAACAGGAACCTACATTGTGCTGGATAGTATGATGAAGCAGATCAGAGAGGAGGGCATGGTGAATATTGTGGCCTTTCTCAAGCACATCCGCACTCAGAGAAACTACCTTGTGCAAACTGAG GAGCAGTACATATTCATTCATGATGCCCTGGTTGAGGCTATTCTAAGCAAGGAGACAGAGGTGCCTGCAAGCCGTATTCATAGCTATGTTAATGAAATCCTCACTGCTGGCCCTTCATGCACAACATGCCTGGAAAATCAGTTCAAG CTGGTGTGCCAGTCCAATGCCAAGCAGGCTGATTTCTCTGCTGCTTTAAAGGAGTAtaacaaagacaaaaacagGACCTCATCTTTGATACCTG TGGACAGGTCCAGAGTTTGTTTGTCCACATCAGCAGAGGAGATGTCTGACTACATTAATGCTTCATATGTGATG GGTTATCAGCAGACCAAGGAGTACATCATTACACAGAATCCTTTGCCAAGTACAGTAAAGGACTTTTGGAGGATGATTTGGGACCACAACACCCAGGTCATTGTCTCCCTACCTGACACAAACAGCCAG ACAGAAGATTCTGAGCAACTGGTGTTCTGGCCTAGAAGAGACCAGTCTATCAGCTGTAAGATGTTTACAGTGTCTCTAAAAAGGGAGGAACATGTGTGTCTGTCTAATGAGGAGATTCTAATTGTACAGGATTACATTCTCGAAGCGACCCAG GATGACTATGTTCTGGAAGTGCGGCATTATCGTGCTCCCCATTGGCCGAACCCAGACAGTCCCATCAGCAACACTTTTGAGCTGATCAATGTAATCCGTGGGGAGCATGACAGTAAAGAAGGGCCCATTGTTGTACATGATAA TTATGGAGGTGTGACAGCTGGCACATTCTGTGCTCTTTACACTCTGCTTCAGCAGCTGGAGACTGACAGCTCTGTGGATGTTTACCTGGTGGCCAAGATGACCAACCTGATGAGGCCTGGCACCTTTACTGACATT GAGCAGTACCAGTTCCTTTACAAAGCTATTTTAAGTTTGGTCGGGACCCAAGAAGATAAAAAAGCCTTCCAGTGCTTTGAAAACAACGCCACAGTCCCAGGAGGCCTTGCCAGTGCCTCAGAGAGTCTAAAATCCCTGGTGTAA